A portion of the Flavobacterium magnum genome contains these proteins:
- a CDS encoding glyceraldehyde-3-phosphate dehydrogenase, with protein sequence MNNTASYERELSFQADRRRAGVEFIKIISDLWYDKSIEMVLFRNQLIDRNVSDIINLHEYAGAFVGKPISIFDSVEIAKAILSLDLPPSKLDIGKLTYEFHLEDDKYPNAKHFVIDKLKNAKDIKDIQPKDVVLYGFGRIGRLLARELMSKMGKGNQMRLRAIVTRDKNDAVSLEKRASLLRNDSIHGDFQGSVIADPENNALIINGTTVHVITANAPEDIDYTVYGISDALLIDNTGAFTTQEALARHLKSNGVSKVLLTAPGKGVPNIVHGVNQNEHNPDTVDIFSAASCTTNAITPILKAIEDTLGVVKGHLETIHAYTNDQNLVDNMHKKYRRGRAAALNMVITETGAGSAVAKALPSLAGKLTSNAIRVPVPNGSLVVLNLEVNKETSIEEVNAIMKKYALEGELVEQIKYSLSNELVSSDIVGTSAPSIYDSNATIVSADGKNIVLYIWYDNEYGYSHQVIRLAKYIAKVRRFTYY encoded by the coding sequence ATGAACAATACCGCTTCTTACGAAAGAGAACTTTCCTTCCAGGCCGACAGACGGCGTGCCGGAGTAGAATTTATCAAGATCATCAGCGATTTATGGTACGACAAATCCATCGAGATGGTGCTGTTCCGCAACCAGCTGATTGACCGCAATGTAAGCGATATTATCAACCTGCATGAATATGCCGGGGCATTCGTAGGCAAACCGATTTCCATATTTGATTCGGTCGAGATTGCCAAAGCGATCCTGTCGCTGGACCTGCCGCCCTCCAAACTTGACATCGGCAAACTGACCTATGAGTTCCACCTCGAAGACGACAAATATCCGAATGCCAAGCATTTCGTCATCGACAAGCTTAAAAATGCCAAGGACATTAAGGACATCCAGCCAAAAGACGTTGTACTCTATGGCTTCGGACGTATCGGCCGTTTGCTGGCACGCGAACTGATGTCAAAGATGGGCAAAGGCAACCAGATGCGCCTGCGCGCCATCGTAACGCGCGACAAGAATGACGCAGTGAGCCTTGAAAAAAGGGCTTCGTTGTTAAGGAACGATTCCATTCACGGGGATTTCCAGGGCTCGGTCATCGCTGATCCTGAAAACAACGCACTGATCATCAACGGCACCACGGTGCACGTAATCACGGCAAATGCGCCTGAGGATATCGATTATACCGTGTACGGCATTTCAGACGCCCTGCTCATCGACAATACCGGGGCCTTTACGACGCAGGAAGCCCTGGCACGCCACCTCAAGTCAAACGGCGTATCAAAAGTACTGCTTACCGCGCCGGGCAAAGGCGTACCCAACATCGTTCACGGTGTAAACCAAAACGAGCACAACCCAGATACGGTGGATATCTTCTCTGCCGCCTCGTGCACGACCAACGCGATTACCCCAATCCTCAAAGCGATTGAAGATACGCTGGGCGTCGTAAAAGGCCATTTGGAAACCATCCATGCGTACACCAATGACCAGAACCTCGTAGACAACATGCACAAGAAATACCGTCGTGGCCGTGCTGCGGCGCTCAACATGGTCATCACCGAAACCGGTGCCGGAAGCGCTGTCGCAAAAGCCCTGCCGAGCCTCGCCGGAAAACTGACCTCGAATGCGATCCGTGTTCCTGTGCCAAACGGTTCGCTGGTGGTATTAAATCTTGAAGTGAACAAGGAGACCTCTATCGAGGAAGTGAATGCCATCATGAAGAAATACGCACTGGAGGGCGAACTCGTAGAGCAGATCAAATATTCGCTGAGCAACGAACTGGTATCGTCTGATATTGTAGGCACCTCGGCGCCGTCGATTTATGACAGCAATGCGACGATCGTATCGGCTGATGGCAAAAACATCGTACTCTACATCTGGTATGACAACGAATACGGCTACAGCCATCAGGTCATCCGCCTCGCGAAGTATATCGCCAAGGTAAGAAGGTTTACCTATTACTAG
- a CDS encoding transglutaminase domain-containing protein — MKKILPLLLLLVSVTLSAQKKAVSPYAAIDAKALQIPDSLTRSTDKMAAWFKSSFATEKDRTRAAFIWIAKTIHYDLDNMFALNFYEKREEKIDKALKTRKGICANYAELFADISNKMGIKSYVVEGYTKQNGFTDYIPHAWCAAFLDGSWYLYDPTWGSGYVNGGKFIPRINNAYYETTPKVLAKSHMPFDYLWQFMNYPITTAEFYQGKTDLDRSKPFFDYPAQIAAYEKLDRIDQLKASAKRIEETGLRNSMIFDRLQHIRMEIDNDNIKQKTALYNEAVHDYNAGINETNAFIEYRNKQFKPTLPDGDIEGMLIAAESKLNSAVKKLEGVSRDDEHLGASKTQLLKTIQDALKQVMEFRDWLHVYFGKSKSARKGMFYEKRSLWSGK, encoded by the coding sequence ATGAAAAAGATCCTGCCCCTGCTCCTCTTACTGGTATCGGTTACCCTTTCCGCGCAGAAAAAAGCCGTAAGCCCTTACGCAGCCATCGACGCCAAAGCACTGCAAATCCCGGATTCACTGACGCGAAGCACAGACAAGATGGCCGCATGGTTCAAATCGTCGTTTGCTACCGAAAAGGACCGCACCCGCGCCGCGTTCATCTGGATTGCGAAGACCATTCATTATGACCTCGACAATATGTTTGCGCTGAATTTCTACGAAAAGCGTGAGGAAAAAATAGACAAGGCCCTGAAGACGCGTAAAGGCATCTGTGCCAATTATGCCGAGCTTTTTGCCGACATCAGCAACAAGATGGGGATTAAATCCTACGTCGTAGAAGGCTACACAAAACAAAACGGCTTTACCGATTACATCCCGCATGCCTGGTGCGCCGCCTTTTTGGACGGCAGCTGGTACCTGTATGACCCCACCTGGGGCTCGGGCTACGTAAACGGCGGGAAATTCATACCGAGAATCAACAATGCATATTACGAAACTACGCCGAAAGTGCTGGCCAAATCGCATATGCCGTTCGATTACCTGTGGCAGTTTATGAACTACCCGATCACTACGGCGGAATTCTACCAGGGCAAAACCGACCTCGACCGCAGCAAGCCTTTTTTTGATTATCCTGCGCAGATCGCCGCATACGAAAAGCTTGACCGCATCGACCAGCTTAAGGCATCGGCCAAAAGGATTGAGGAAACGGGGCTTCGGAATTCGATGATCTTCGACCGGCTGCAGCACATCAGGATGGAAATTGACAACGACAACATCAAGCAAAAGACAGCGCTTTACAACGAGGCCGTACACGATTACAACGCCGGCATCAATGAAACAAACGCCTTTATCGAATACAGGAACAAGCAGTTCAAGCCCACCCTGCCCGACGGCGACATCGAGGGCATGCTGATTGCCGCGGAAAGCAAGCTGAACAGCGCCGTGAAGAAACTCGAAGGCGTGTCAAGGGACGATGAGCATCTGGGCGCCTCCAAGACCCAATTGCTTAAAACGATACAGGATGCCCTGAAGCAGGTCATGGAATTCCGCGACTGGCTGCATGTGTACTTCGGCAAAAGCAAATCCGCGCGCAAGGGGATGTTTTATGAAAAAAGGAGCCTCTGGTCAGGGAAGTAG
- a CDS encoding helix-turn-helix domain-containing protein yields the protein MKQTTPLIDIGNMIRQHMDKKRASLSELGRVIGKDSSTINYYLRSASLPSDTLLILSHALKHNFFADVAALLPETYTTTAPPDTSKDETIALLQRQIEILQAEKALLVGLLEK from the coding sequence ATGAAACAAACCACCCCACTGATCGATATCGGAAACATGATCCGGCAGCATATGGATAAAAAAAGGGCATCCCTTTCAGAACTCGGACGAGTTATCGGCAAAGACAGCAGTACAATCAATTATTACCTGCGCAGCGCATCGCTGCCTTCAGACACGCTGCTGATCCTTAGCCATGCCCTGAAGCACAACTTCTTTGCAGATGTAGCGGCCCTGCTGCCCGAAACCTATACGACTACGGCACCGCCCGACACCTCCAAAGACGAAACCATCGCCCTGTTGCAGCGGCAGATCGAAATCCTGCAGGCTGAAAAGGCGCTGTTGGTGGGATTGCTGGAGAAGTGA
- a CDS encoding DUF6705 family protein has translation MKKIYLALLLIAGIYSNAQITAGLHDGYWLEDMPVGSYVKDTDNELDPFAGKWVWTNGNEKVTFKLQKVVHYLYPCGSYEDFMIGNYSYTKDNGLTTVVNTINQVLSLDPELHPMSAIGAENNSKIKFTFQDIALNKKSCWAYFEFLPGSTTQMTVKFENSEIMGIVVDPNNPPPPYNYGFTIPQGIVLTKQ, from the coding sequence ATGAAAAAAATATATCTGGCACTATTGTTAATTGCAGGAATTTACAGCAATGCACAAATTACCGCTGGGCTTCATGATGGTTATTGGCTTGAAGACATGCCTGTTGGCAGCTATGTAAAAGACACTGACAATGAACTTGACCCTTTTGCGGGCAAATGGGTCTGGACTAACGGAAATGAAAAGGTAACTTTCAAATTGCAGAAAGTGGTTCACTATCTTTACCCTTGCGGTTCTTATGAGGATTTTATGATTGGCAATTATTCTTACACAAAGGATAATGGTCTCACAACTGTTGTAAATACAATTAATCAGGTTTTAAGTCTTGATCCTGAATTACACCCAATGTCGGCAATAGGAGCAGAAAATAATTCAAAAATTAAATTTACCTTTCAGGATATAGCATTAAATAAAAAATCTTGTTGGGCTTATTTTGAGTTCTTACCCGGAAGCACAACGCAAATGACGGTTAAATTTGAAAATTCCGAAATAATGGGCATCGTAGTCGATCCTAACAATCCGCCGCCGCCTTATAATTATGGCTTTACAATCCCACAGGGAATTGTTTTGACCAAACAGTAA
- a CDS encoding aconitate hydratase produces MAFDIEMIKNVYANMTARVDKAREIVGRPLTLTEKILYNHLWEGTPSKAFTRGKDYVDFAPDRVACQDATAQMALLQFMHAGKAKVAVPTTVHCDHLIQAKVDAVTDLARAKTQSNEVFDFLSSVSNKYGIGFWKPGAGIIHQVVLENYAFPGGMMIGTDSHTVNAGGLGMVAIGVGGADAVDVMSGMAWELKFPKLIGVKLTGKLSGWTAPKDVILKVAGILTVKGGTGAIVEYFGEGAEAMSCTGKGTICNMGAEIGATTSTFGYDASMDRYLRSTDRADIADEANKIASYLTGDAEVYANPEQYFDQVIEINLSELEPYLNGPFTPDLATPISRMKEEAIKNDWPLKIEYGLIGSCTNSSYEDISRAASLAKQVADKKLKTKSNFTITPGSELVRYTIERDGFIDTFDKIGATVFANACGPCIGMWDREGAEKEERNTIVHSFNRNFSKRADGNPNTLAFVGSPELVTALAIAGDLSFNPLTDTLINEDGEEVKLDEPTGNELPPRGFAVEDAGFQAPALDGSGVSVVVSPTSERLQLLAPFEPWDGRNITNAKLLIKAFGKCTTDHISMAGPWLRFRGHLDNISNNMLIGAINAFNQKANSVKNQLTGAYEAVPAVQRAYKAAGIPSIVVGDHNYGEGSSREHAAMEPRFLGVKAVLVKSFARIHETNLKKQGMLALTFANEADYDKIQENDTINFTNLTEFAPGVPLTLEFTHEDGSVDVILANHTYNEGQIGWFVAGSALNLIAKAGNA; encoded by the coding sequence ATGGCATTTGATATTGAAATGATTAAAAATGTGTATGCGAACATGACTGCCCGCGTAGACAAAGCACGCGAAATCGTCGGGCGTCCGTTAACACTGACTGAAAAGATTTTATACAACCACCTTTGGGAAGGCACTCCTTCAAAAGCGTTCACAAGGGGCAAGGACTATGTTGATTTTGCGCCGGACCGCGTGGCCTGCCAGGATGCGACCGCACAAATGGCGTTATTGCAGTTCATGCACGCCGGAAAAGCGAAAGTAGCTGTCCCGACCACGGTACACTGCGACCACCTGATCCAGGCCAAAGTCGATGCCGTAACCGATCTGGCACGCGCCAAGACACAAAGCAACGAAGTATTCGATTTTCTTTCCTCTGTATCTAATAAATACGGTATCGGGTTCTGGAAACCGGGCGCCGGGATCATCCACCAGGTGGTGCTTGAAAATTATGCATTCCCGGGCGGTATGATGATCGGTACCGATTCGCATACGGTGAATGCCGGCGGATTGGGTATGGTGGCCATCGGTGTGGGTGGTGCTGATGCCGTAGATGTGATGTCCGGTATGGCGTGGGAGCTCAAATTCCCGAAACTCATCGGTGTAAAACTCACCGGAAAGCTTTCAGGATGGACCGCGCCAAAAGACGTTATCCTTAAAGTGGCTGGCATCCTGACCGTAAAAGGCGGAACCGGAGCCATCGTGGAATATTTCGGAGAAGGGGCAGAAGCCATGTCCTGCACCGGGAAAGGAACCATCTGTAATATGGGCGCCGAGATTGGTGCCACGACATCAACTTTCGGTTACGATGCATCAATGGACCGTTACCTGCGTTCGACGGACCGTGCCGATATCGCTGATGAAGCCAACAAAATCGCATCTTACCTGACTGGTGATGCTGAGGTATATGCCAACCCGGAGCAATACTTTGACCAGGTGATTGAAATCAACCTTTCTGAACTGGAGCCTTACCTGAACGGTCCTTTTACGCCCGATCTGGCTACGCCCATTTCGAGAATGAAAGAAGAGGCCATCAAGAATGACTGGCCGCTCAAGATTGAATACGGATTGATCGGTTCCTGTACAAACTCTTCTTATGAAGATATTTCGCGCGCCGCGTCGTTAGCCAAACAGGTTGCTGATAAGAAATTAAAGACAAAATCGAATTTTACCATTACACCGGGCTCGGAACTCGTGCGGTATACCATCGAGCGCGACGGTTTTATCGATACTTTTGATAAGATCGGCGCGACTGTTTTTGCTAATGCGTGCGGACCATGCATCGGGATGTGGGACAGGGAAGGTGCAGAGAAAGAAGAAAGGAACACCATCGTCCACTCGTTTAACCGTAACTTCTCGAAGCGTGCCGATGGCAACCCGAACACACTCGCGTTCGTAGGTTCGCCGGAACTCGTCACGGCACTGGCCATCGCCGGCGACCTTTCATTTAACCCATTGACGGATACGCTGATCAACGAAGACGGCGAGGAAGTGAAATTGGACGAGCCGACAGGAAACGAACTGCCGCCGAGAGGTTTTGCAGTGGAAGATGCCGGTTTCCAGGCGCCTGCCCTGGACGGATCGGGCGTGTCGGTGGTGGTGAGCCCTACCTCTGAAAGGCTGCAGCTGCTCGCACCATTTGAACCGTGGGATGGCAGGAACATCACCAATGCCAAACTGCTGATCAAGGCTTTCGGTAAATGTACCACTGACCACATTTCTATGGCCGGACCCTGGCTGCGTTTCCGTGGGCACCTCGACAACATTTCCAACAACATGCTGATTGGTGCGATCAACGCATTCAACCAGAAAGCGAACTCGGTGAAAAACCAGCTGACCGGCGCTTACGAAGCGGTGCCGGCCGTACAGCGTGCCTACAAAGCTGCCGGAATTCCTTCCATCGTTGTGGGCGACCACAATTATGGCGAGGGCTCTTCAAGGGAGCATGCTGCCATGGAGCCGAGGTTCCTGGGCGTCAAAGCGGTGCTTGTGAAATCGTTTGCAAGGATCCACGAGACCAACCTGAAAAAGCAGGGTATGCTCGCGCTGACGTTTGCCAACGAAGCCGACTATGATAAAATCCAGGAAAACGATACCATCAACTTTACCAACCTGACCGAGTTTGCGCCGGGCGTGCCTTTGACGCTCGAGTTTACACACGAAGACGGCTCGGTAGATGTAATCCTTGCCAACCATACCTACAACGAAGGCCAGATTGGCTGGTTTGTGGCAGGATCGGCATTGAACCTGATCGCAAAGGCGGGCAACGCCTGA
- a CDS encoding acyltransferase family protein — protein MSGFLIGTILYRLYVDQHFRLPTVLSFLRRRWLRTLPLYYTILLVNILIGVVYSGLPDGLWKYFFFLQNATGKIPLFFVESWSLSVEEFSYVLLPLLLLLTGVVFRPNNRSLFFLLGTCLLLLCSFGARLYFHQTTQNTDVVVWNTDLKMVVVYRLDAIYMGVLCSWIAENFKKFWINSKWMLCFAGLLILCFLFAGIGYFQFTIRNAPLFWNVFYLTVVTTAIALFLPVLSDWKKTEWMISKPIAFVSMISYSVYLWHYSIVLQLMRSWFYQSDRYTFTALYISITLLLSWFTYALIEKPVLAFRDRKKT, from the coding sequence TTGAGCGGCTTCCTGATCGGGACCATCCTCTACCGATTGTACGTCGATCAACACTTTCGTTTACCCACCGTGCTGTCGTTTCTGCGCAGGCGGTGGCTCAGGACGTTGCCGCTTTATTATACGATACTGCTGGTGAACATCCTGATTGGAGTGGTCTATTCCGGTTTGCCGGACGGGCTTTGGAAGTACTTCTTTTTCCTCCAGAATGCTACCGGGAAGATCCCGTTGTTTTTCGTCGAATCTTGGAGTCTCAGCGTCGAAGAATTCAGTTACGTGCTGTTGCCATTGTTGTTACTCCTAACAGGGGTTGTTTTCAGGCCAAACAACCGAAGCCTGTTTTTTCTTTTGGGCACATGCCTGTTGTTACTGTGCTCATTTGGGGCCAGATTGTATTTCCACCAAACCACTCAAAATACCGATGTCGTGGTATGGAATACCGATCTGAAAATGGTCGTCGTCTACCGGCTGGATGCCATTTATATGGGCGTGCTTTGCAGCTGGATTGCCGAAAATTTCAAAAAATTCTGGATAAACAGCAAATGGATGTTATGCTTTGCGGGCCTGCTAATACTGTGTTTCCTCTTTGCAGGGATAGGCTATTTTCAATTCACAATACGGAATGCCCCGCTGTTCTGGAATGTGTTTTACCTTACTGTGGTCACGACCGCCATTGCATTGTTCCTTCCCGTGCTGTCTGATTGGAAAAAAACGGAATGGATGATCTCAAAGCCCATAGCGTTCGTAAGCATGATTTCGTACTCAGTTTATTTGTGGCATTACAGTATCGTGCTGCAGCTGATGCGTTCGTGGTTTTACCAGTCCGACAGGTATACGTTTACCGCTCTTTATATTTCCATCACGCTGTTGCTCAGTTGGTTCACTTACGCATTAATCGAGAAACCGGTACTCGCCTTCCGTGATCGTAAAAAGACCTGA
- a CDS encoding AAA family ATPase — MSDVAAVEKLVQKRNALKNEISKVIVGQEEVVDQILLSIFSGGHALLVGVPGLAKTLMVNTIAQALGLDFKRIQFTPDLMPSDILGSEILDESRQFKFIKGPIFSNIILADEINRTPPKTQAALLEAMQERAVTIAGHNYKLDLPYFVLATQNPIEQEGTYPLPEAQLDRFMFSIKLDYPSFAEEVQVVKSTTSDAKVTVNPLFSAQEIIDFQHLIRRIPVADNVIEYAVTLVSKTRPDNPLSNDYIRNYIDWGAGPRASQNLVLAAKANAAFHGKFSPDIEDVKAVAVGILRHRVVKNYKADAEGISIEKIVASLF, encoded by the coding sequence ATGTCTGACGTAGCCGCTGTAGAAAAATTAGTCCAGAAAAGGAATGCGCTTAAAAACGAAATTTCAAAAGTCATTGTCGGGCAGGAGGAAGTGGTTGACCAGATCCTGCTGAGTATTTTCTCAGGAGGGCACGCGCTGTTGGTGGGTGTTCCGGGATTGGCGAAAACACTGATGGTAAATACGATTGCGCAGGCGTTGGGGTTAGACTTCAAACGCATCCAGTTTACGCCTGACCTGATGCCTTCGGACATCCTCGGGAGTGAAATCCTTGATGAAAGCCGACAGTTTAAGTTTATAAAAGGGCCGATATTCTCAAACATCATCCTCGCGGATGAGATCAACCGTACACCGCCGAAAACACAGGCCGCCTTGCTGGAAGCCATGCAGGAGCGCGCGGTGACCATCGCGGGGCACAACTACAAACTGGATTTGCCGTACTTTGTACTCGCGACACAAAACCCGATAGAGCAGGAGGGTACGTATCCGCTTCCGGAAGCGCAGCTCGACCGCTTCATGTTCTCGATAAAACTTGATTATCCTTCGTTTGCGGAAGAGGTACAGGTAGTCAAAAGCACGACGTCGGACGCGAAAGTTACAGTGAACCCGCTATTTTCGGCACAGGAGATTATAGATTTTCAGCATTTGATACGTCGTATCCCCGTGGCTGATAATGTCATTGAATATGCCGTAACGCTCGTCAGCAAGACACGTCCGGATAACCCGCTTTCAAACGATTATATCAGGAACTACATCGACTGGGGTGCAGGGCCGAGGGCTTCGCAAAACCTGGTGCTGGCCGCTAAGGCCAACGCAGCTTTCCATGGGAAGTTTTCCCCGGATATTGAAGATGTGAAAGCCGTGGCCGTGGGAATCCTCAGGCACCGTGTGGTAAAGAACTACAAAGCAGACGCCGAAGGCATTTCTATCGAAAAAATCGTCGCCTCCCTTTTTTAA
- a CDS encoding peptidylprolyl isomerase produces MRFISKKVLTLCTLVLLTCLNAGAQEIIKDTVPAKKSSNKRQKIDGVVATVGDYLILDSDIDKNFIELQSQGNSIKDITRCQMLGMLMEDRLYAHQAVQDSIVVTDAEINSIMDEKITAMLEQTGGTIDKLVKFYKKNSEEEFRTYFFDILKMGKLTSEMRKKIVEKVEVTPEEVRNFFKKIPKEELPTFGEEVEVSQIVINPVVSQEEKQKVIDKLNEFKKDIQEGGSSFFSKAVLYSQDPGSKSNGGYYKMNRKTPFIKEFKDVAFSLDEGQISAPFETVYGYHIIYIEKIRGQEVDLRHILLQPKITEAAMRDAKEEITNIRKKILAGEISFADAARNSSDEKETKTNGGALINPRTLDTKFDLTKMDPSLYAQISDLKTGEISFPFEDEDQSGKKMYKIVMVTNKIPEHVADYSKDYLKIKDLALKEKQIKEIGKWTNEKIKETYIKINGEYRNCEFANNWLKK; encoded by the coding sequence ATGAGATTTATAAGTAAGAAGGTTTTAACCCTATGTACCCTGGTATTGCTGACCTGCCTCAATGCCGGCGCACAGGAAATCATCAAGGATACCGTGCCGGCGAAAAAGAGCAGCAACAAAAGACAGAAGATTGATGGCGTTGTGGCCACCGTCGGGGATTACCTGATACTTGATTCGGATATTGATAAGAATTTTATAGAGTTGCAAAGCCAGGGCAATTCTATCAAGGATATCACACGCTGCCAGATGCTGGGCATGCTGATGGAGGACAGGCTCTATGCGCACCAGGCCGTACAAGACAGTATTGTGGTAACCGACGCGGAAATCAACAGCATTATGGACGAGAAGATCACCGCCATGCTCGAGCAAACCGGCGGGACGATCGATAAACTCGTCAAGTTCTACAAAAAGAACAGCGAAGAGGAATTCCGCACCTATTTTTTCGACATCCTGAAAATGGGCAAGCTTACGAGCGAAATGCGTAAGAAAATTGTAGAAAAAGTGGAAGTAACCCCTGAAGAGGTGCGTAATTTCTTCAAGAAGATACCGAAGGAGGAACTGCCCACTTTCGGGGAAGAAGTCGAGGTTTCCCAGATCGTAATCAACCCTGTCGTTTCACAGGAAGAGAAACAGAAAGTCATTGACAAGCTCAACGAGTTCAAGAAGGACATCCAGGAAGGCGGCTCGAGTTTCTTTAGTAAGGCCGTCCTGTATTCGCAGGACCCGGGATCAAAGTCCAATGGCGGATATTACAAAATGAACCGCAAAACGCCGTTCATAAAAGAGTTTAAGGACGTCGCTTTCAGCCTCGACGAAGGCCAGATTTCCGCACCTTTTGAAACCGTCTATGGATACCATATCATCTACATCGAAAAAATCCGCGGGCAGGAAGTCGATTTAAGGCACATCCTGCTTCAGCCGAAAATCACCGAAGCAGCCATGCGTGACGCCAAGGAGGAGATTACCAACATCAGGAAAAAGATCCTTGCGGGGGAAATCTCGTTTGCAGACGCGGCCCGCAACTCATCAGACGAAAAAGAGACAAAGACAAATGGTGGTGCGCTGATCAATCCGCGGACATTAGACACGAAGTTCGACCTCACGAAAATGGACCCATCCCTGTATGCACAGATTTCGGACCTTAAAACCGGTGAAATCTCATTTCCGTTTGAAGACGAAGACCAAAGCGGAAAGAAAATGTACAAGATCGTTATGGTGACCAATAAGATTCCGGAACACGTAGCCGATTACTCCAAAGATTACCTCAAGATAAAAGACCTTGCGCTCAAGGAAAAGCAAATTAAGGAAATCGGCAAGTGGACCAACGAAAAAATCAAGGAAACTTACATCAAGATTAACGGTGAGTACAGAAATTGCGAGTTCGCCAATAACTGGCTTAAAAAATAA